A portion of the Acidisarcina polymorpha genome contains these proteins:
- a CDS encoding helix-turn-helix domain-containing protein yields the protein MRTNLLHEAQPYPVEQALRKVGVNLRTARLRRGITIEEAAAKIGTGPRLVTDAERGKPNIDVAVYAALLWLYDLLTPFEDLANPQKDEQGLILASRREPTRAHRARGLNNDF from the coding sequence ATGCGGACAAATTTGTTACATGAGGCTCAGCCTTATCCGGTTGAGCAGGCTCTCCGCAAAGTCGGCGTCAACCTTCGTACTGCTCGGCTGCGGCGCGGCATAACCATTGAGGAAGCGGCTGCAAAGATCGGCACCGGTCCCCGACTAGTGACGGATGCGGAGCGCGGAAAGCCCAATATCGACGTAGCGGTATACGCCGCTCTCCTTTGGCTTTATGACCTCCTCACACCATTTGAGGATCTTGCCAACCCACAGAAAGACGAGCAGGGGCTGATTCTGGCCAGTCGCCGCGAACCCACGCGCGCACATCGTGCGCGAGGACTGAACAATGACTTCTAG
- a CDS encoding type II toxin-antitoxin system HipA family toxin, producing MTSRHSTECFVYVTLPGARAATTAGRFVLEQTPTGDPIGRFVYGRSYLANPDAVEIDPVELKLSNETYETVRLNGVFGAIRDAGPDYWGRRVIEKHAGITQLGELDYLLESPDDRAGALSFGEKITPPAPRRRFNQTLDLARLQETAEAIVRDDIPNDPNAPQVQDLLLLGTSMGGARPKAVIQDQGALWIAKFARPDDRWNSERVEDAMLRLARQCGISAAESRIERVGGKDVLLVKRFDRARAGTAYTRSRMISSLTVLRADDAVTARDRWSYILLVEEMRRVVSDPKGDARELFRRIVFNALISNIDDHPRNHALIAPKRSWMLSPAYDLTPAPQVSQDRRDLAMKCGDDGRFANANNILSQHARFLLDREEAEKIIADMKVQVTKTWEDTVLASGASQRDVDAIRSAFIYPGFSR from the coding sequence ATGACTTCTAGACACTCGACAGAATGCTTTGTCTATGTCACCCTGCCCGGCGCGCGCGCGGCGACCACGGCTGGCAGGTTCGTCCTTGAGCAGACTCCCACCGGCGACCCCATCGGACGTTTTGTCTATGGCCGCTCTTATTTGGCCAACCCGGACGCAGTCGAGATTGACCCCGTCGAGCTCAAACTGTCCAATGAAACCTACGAGACCGTCCGTTTGAATGGAGTCTTCGGGGCGATTCGTGACGCCGGACCCGACTACTGGGGACGCCGTGTCATCGAGAAGCATGCCGGGATCACCCAGCTTGGAGAACTCGACTACCTGCTCGAGTCTCCTGACGACCGAGCCGGAGCACTGAGCTTTGGAGAGAAGATCACCCCCCCGGCGCCGCGCCGCAGATTCAATCAGACGCTCGACCTCGCTCGTCTGCAGGAAACCGCCGAGGCAATAGTGCGGGACGACATCCCCAATGATCCGAACGCTCCGCAGGTGCAAGACCTTCTCCTGCTGGGTACCTCGATGGGTGGCGCGCGCCCCAAGGCTGTCATCCAGGACCAGGGCGCGCTGTGGATCGCGAAGTTTGCGCGGCCAGATGACCGCTGGAATTCAGAACGGGTCGAAGATGCGATGCTGCGGCTGGCGCGGCAGTGCGGCATCAGTGCCGCAGAAAGTCGCATCGAGCGAGTCGGCGGCAAAGATGTTCTGCTCGTGAAACGGTTTGACCGCGCGCGCGCGGGTACCGCATATACACGAAGCCGGATGATCAGCAGCCTCACCGTCCTTCGCGCCGACGATGCAGTGACGGCGCGCGACCGCTGGTCCTACATTCTCCTGGTCGAAGAGATGCGGCGGGTCGTCTCGGACCCGAAGGGAGATGCGCGCGAGCTGTTTCGCCGCATCGTCTTCAATGCACTCATCTCCAACATCGACGATCATCCACGGAATCATGCGCTGATCGCTCCAAAGCGCAGTTGGATGCTGTCTCCGGCTTACGATCTCACCCCGGCACCCCAGGTCAGCCAGGACCGTCGAGATCTGGCGATGAAATGCGGTGATGATGGGCGATTCGCAAATGCGAACAACATCCTCTCCCAGCACGCACGCTTTCTTCTCGATCGCGAGGAGGCGGAGAAGATCATCGCAGACATGAAAGTACAGGTCACCAAGACCTGGGAAGACACTGTGCTCGCCAGCGGCGCTTCTCAGCGCGACGTAGACGCGATCCGTTCTGCCTTCATCTATCCGGGTTTTTCTCGCTGA
- a CDS encoding PRTRC system protein C — protein MPALKTEVLLREFYYNAIRIPDPGPHLSVDQVRDLLTPRFPEIATASVQGPEDVGNALRYKFVRAIGEKG, from the coding sequence ATGCCTGCTCTTAAGACCGAAGTTCTCTTGCGCGAGTTCTACTACAACGCTATCCGTATTCCTGATCCTGGCCCCCACCTTTCTGTCGATCAGGTGCGCGATCTGCTTACGCCGCGGTTTCCAGAGATAGCGACTGCCTCGGTTCAAGGGCCGGAGGATGTTGGCAACGCTCTGCGCTACAAGTTTGTCCGAGCCATCGGCGAGAAAGGCTAA